Genomic window (Oryza sativa Japonica Group chromosome 3, ASM3414082v1):
TGTACCGTATGTTGCACTTATGTATGTATGTTTGCCCCTGTTGATGATACAGCAAGCTAGGGCGCATCTTCTTGACACTGAACCTTTTGAGCATGCATTTGGACCAAAGGGCAAGAGGAAACGCCCAAAACTAATGGCTCTTGATTACGAATCTCTATTGAAGAAAGCTGATGATTCTCAAGGTACAGTTTGTATATATGTACCCAGTACTTTAATCGCTTAATATTTTTAGTTATATGTAATTACTGATATTTATGAAGAACACAATTTCCTTTAAGTTTGAAATCCTATTTTGCAACTTGGACAAATTTATCTCATGTACATGTTGCACTCATATTCCAAAAAGatcttcaaattttaatttgcaGGCCTCCTGGCCATTTTGCTACTTAGAATCATTAATGATTGTTGTAGACTATTCTTGGCCTTGGGTATTTCTTATTTTCAGAAGTCAATTACATGAGCTTGTATGCTGTTATTTATCAAGAATACCACTATCAATGTCCTGTACTCTTAGTAAAATGTTGAGTTTTATAGGTGCATTTGAGGATAAGCATGCTACAGCGAAGTTgctgaaagaggaagaggaagatggcTTACGAGACCTAGTCCGGCACACAATGTTCGAGAAGGGACAGAGCAAAAGAATTTGGGGTGAACTCTATAAAGTTATTGACTCTTCAGATGTTGTCGTGCAGGTAAGTGTTGTGACATTTTGTCCTTGCAAAAAATACTCTCACTCTGTCAAACCATCCAGACatctttggtgctttttttttttaaaaaaaaagaagtgggcATTGATTTATTTGTTGATCCTATTGTTTTGCACAGGTGTTGGATGCCAGGGATCCAATGGGTACTAGATGCTACCATCTGGAGAAACATCTGAAGGAGAATGCCAAGCACAAACACTTGGTATTCTTACTAAATAAGGTATTGATAAGTTCCACAACAATACACAGTGCAAAAGACGGACTATTTTCATCCTTGTATGGTGGCACATTGATGAATGATGGTATACATTTTTTAGTGTGATCTAGTACCTGCTTGGGCCACAAAAGGATGGTTGCGCACTTTATCAAAGGACTACCCCACCCTAGCATTCCATGCAAGCATCAACAGTTCATTTGGCAAAGTAAGCTAGCAGAATCCTGAAGAAGTTCATTGTTTCACCATAAATGACCCCTTACGCATTTGAATCTTTTCCAGGGATCACTTCTTTCAGTGTTACGGCAGTTTGCACGCCTGAAGAGTGACAAACAAGCTATATCTGTTGGTTTTGTTGGATACCCCAATGTTGGGAAGTCATCAGTTATCAACACGTTACGCTCCAAGAGTGTAATTCTCTTTTCTTTAACCGGCTTCACAGATGACATCTTTTTGGTGAACTTTCTGAGTATTTTGTTTGTATACTATATCCATAGGTTTGCAAAGTGGCTCCAATTCCTGGAGAGACGAAGGTGTGGCAGTACATTACTCTGACTAAAAGAATATTTCTGATTGACTGCCCTGGGGTTGTGTACCAAAACAATGATTCAGAAACTGATATTGTTCTTAAGGGCGTGGTATGTATCTGCACTTGTTCGTTTTTGTCTTCACTTTTTAGTTAGATTGCACAAAACAAAGCATCTAGTAAAACACctcactatattttttttcaccttgCCGGTACTTTTATGTACGACAGATATATATAATGCATTTTCGCAAACATTATTTCAACATAAGAGTTAGAGATGGGCTTGCTGCTGCTATCTTGGTCTGAGGTGGTATAGAAGTCCCATGGGTAGCTTTTACCCTGGACAATCTACAAGACTATAACTATTGCCTATCTGTCCGGTTGTCCATTAatgcttaaaaaaaattccagtAACACCCAAGGCAATCCAAGGATAGTGTGGATTATATTTTATAGTTGTTTATTGCCCTTCAGATATTTTTCTGTGGTCACACGCTGGAGCACTGCCACTTTTGaagcatatatttatatttatatggaTGTCTATCCTAGTTGATTACCAGGCATTTTAAAGATGCTACGTTTGTGTACTTATCTAGATGGGTAATTTCATTCATCATGTATTTGCATTTGTTGTCAGGTGCGTGTGACAAATTTGGCGGATGCTTCTGAGCACATTGGTGAAGTTCTGAGACGTGTAAAAAAGGAGCATCTTAAAAGAGCTTACAAAATTGAAGACTGGTATGCTTCTTTTAACATTTAGTTTATGGTTTCATTTTAACAATTGTTCTATATAGATATGAACATAACGCTTATTATTTCCACACAATGCGTTCCCTATTGGATAAGTATGTTAGTATTTGGGttacttttcttttctcataaATCTGAACATTAAGACTTGGCATTTTTTATGACACTATTCTGTTAGTTTACTCATAGCATATTTGCTCTCTTTTGATAAAGTATATCCATGAAGAGGATGCGCTTGCTTGTAGTTAGCCTTGTGATGCTGTTGTGCATGGAAACAATTAAACCATTGGAGACAGCACATATCTTATGTTGGATATGTTATCTTTCTGCAGGGTTGATGATAATGATTTTCTTGTCCAACTGAGCAAGACCACTGGAAAGCTACTCAGGGTATGGCTTTAGCATATATGTTGACATGTTGTCAGTCATGTTTCTATCAAATATATTATTCTTGTGGTGAGGCTTTATGAGATTGGGGAATTGGAGAATTGTAATTGTATACTGATTTACAGTGTTTTACAAATTTTAACAATATAATGTGTCAATAagatgggttaattggatccatgccattctAAATATATGAACAGCTTAAATTAACCATCTATAGAAGATTCTgagcaaaaaaaaactatctttAGAAGATTAACCAACAATTTCTGATGGTGCTTACACTTGTGGTTCACAGGGTGGGGAGCCTGATCTTACAACAACGGCCAAGATGGTGCTTCATGACTGGCAGAGGGGCAAGATTCCCTTTTTTGTGCCTCCACCACAGCAAGGTGAAGATAGTCCATCTGAAACAGCTGAACCTGTGGAGAAATCCGATGAGGAAGGGGTGAGCAGTGACAGAACTGCTGCCGCCATGAAAGCGATAGCGGGAATAATCTCATCACAGCAGCAGATGAATGTTCCTTGCCAAAAGGAATTTGGTGTAACTAATGAAGATAGTGAAGTCGCGGAGCAATCAGAGTGATCTACAAAAGGCTAGGAACCCTGCATGATAAAGAACAGGGCACAATTTTGCCAAATACCTAGAGATTTTATGAAGATTTGGTGTCTAACAGGAATGTTACGATGAATGTTACGATCGTTCAGTTCACCGGTGCGTTCTACTGCAACGAAAGAGCGTTCACTGCAACGAAAGACTGGAATCAAGGGTGTGGGACTGGGAAACTTCTGTAACTTCATATATTGTGTGGGCCTTTGTTGTAGACCAGATAGAGTGTTTTGGTAGCTTAATATAACCATTTTGTTCCAACTGTACTTGAAACAAATTTATTCCGATACATTAATTCCGCAAAGTCGTTCGTATTTGTATGGGGTCAAAAGTGAAATACTCTTTTGTTGACGGTTTACCTTTTCGTTTCACCTGCTTGGCTGCTGCCTGAACTGCCCCTTGCTTATGTATGCATCCATATGGGCCACAAAATATTGGTTTGTTATCGTTGGGCGGACCTAACCATTGAAAAAGGGAGGAATAAGTCTATTATccatccctcaactttacgtcgAGTTTAATTTCCAATCCTAAATCATAACACAAAAAATCTTCACCCCTATCTTGATAAAACCGTCTGAATCAGGTCCCATAACAGTATGGATGGTTGCTTACGTCATCCTAGTCACGGAAAATAAAATGTTACATGTAAGTGATTGAGAGGATGAGGGAGAAAGGGTAGTTGTTCGGGCTCCCACGTAACAGTGCTGAGGCTGCCACCAGAGCCACCGCCACCCGAATCAATCCTAACGAGCGCCCTTCGAGGACTGCCTCGCCACCGTTGGCTGCCTGACTACAGTGAAGCTCACAACTAGCCGGAGGAGCTTATCAGTATGAAGATGAGGTGAAGAGAAGAAAGGATGTGGAAAGTAGAGGGCCACTTTGCAAGTGAGCCCACAtgtcttaaatttttttttactgattaTGATGACACGTCAGTAAAACCAACCATCCATACTATTATGGGATGGGACCTGACTTGAATGATTTTATTAAGATGGGGTGAAGATTTTTAGTATTGCGGTTTAGGGATAACAATTCAACTTGAAGTAAAGATGAGAAACAACAAGTGGACTTATTCAAAAAAAGGATGAAGTGTTATGAAAATTTCCAACTGACGGAGTATAATTTCTGTAAATGtagcactattttttttatctattctaATTTTGGTCATTGCTATGGGTTTAGGGTTCATAGGGGGTATAAAATTTGGATTTCTAATTTCTTTTAGCATGGTGTCGTAGTCAACACTAAATAGTTGAATtaataaatatgaaaatttctaATTAAACTGGCAATACGACTAAGAATTGTTTAtgaaaaaataatatcatttaTGTAGGTTTCAGACGGTTTTCATCCAAAGAAAAATGTTTTGATGCTctgaaaggggaaaaaaggaaTGTGTTTCTTTAAGACACAGTACAAGCATAGACAATTATAAAACACGCACCCTCACTCTTATAAACATACACACAAACACCCTACCTGTATGAGTGCCTCCAGAAGACTAGACCGCTATCAACGGGTGTGTCGCTTACCGCTGAAAGAaaaattagccgtaaatgcgagcacccgtGTCAGTCGTAAGTCTAAGACTTGAATTCGGATGAgatggttccaccacaaggaacctaaccagCTAAACTATGTCCACTTCATGgaaatgtgtttttttaagaattaaaagGAACTTTTAATAGTTCAAAGCGCTTGGCATGTACAAGTTCACGATTTGGAAGATCATAAGTGCCACATTTCAAATTGTGAAGTTTAATTTGCAAATTTCAGAACCATCCTCGTTACCTTGTCTTGGTGGGTTAATCATGACATACATGGCGCAAGGAAATCTTTTACAAGAACTATTTGAAACTTCATAGTTATATACTGTCGGATAAATACACACAATGTTTAATATTGTCGTGACATTTCAATCCTTTTGAAGTGGCCAATGAAATGGATGCGGGAACACACACTAAATCTTTAGAAGTATCTAAGTTCTTGAAGTTTTTCTCATTCTGGTTTCGTTCGTAACTTTCTTAAAGTTAAAATAGTTTAGGCTAGGGCTGAAAGGCTCGATCATCGTTCAAAAATTGCAATTTTTGCTAGGCAACCTCTATTGTAGTTGCATGGTACTTATTCTATGCTTCATTTTCTCACACATTTCCAAAGCTGTGTATACGGGGCTTGGATCTCCTGGAGTTGGCCTCAACTGCACTAGGTGGATTTCAGTCAATCTTAGCCATTGTTTCTAATCTATGGTAAGCATCATGTTTGCTACAACCGTTTCATCCACTTAGCTCTTCGTAAAAATCATCTTCTTTAGCGGGGTCAATAATAACCCAATCATCAAGCCGGGCGGTGCCAACTCAACATAGAACATTAATTGGGTGACACCATGCCAAAGAGAAACCATGGTGGTCAGGCCTAGGCCTAGAGCATGAAGGAGATTAGTAGTGCAGGACCGCATACAGAAGTCTCCATGGACATCTCGATTGATCACGATTAGGTAGGCTAGCTGCTAGTCATCACTGAAAACTATTGGAAGTCCCATTCTTTTTagcaacaaaatatatatatcatctCAACTTGTCTCTTGCATCAAATCCATTGGCTCGCACAGTACTATGGCGCTATGGCAATTGGCAACACTAGATCCATGGGGTTGCCTTTTGGTTTGGCAACCAATGCTTGGGCCTCAGAGTGTCTTGCTTGGACGGTTTGGAGACTTTTGAGGCGCTCTAGGGCAGGACGATTCAAGGTGCAGAGATTGGTGATATAAGGACGGAGATGAATGATACGAGAAAGGAGATGAATGATGTGAAATTGTGGAACAATCAAGTTTGTGTGAAAAGAAGTGACAATTAAGATCCGCTGAAATCCATCTCGTGGAGTTAAGGCCAACTCTAGATGATCCGGACCTATGTATACTACTAAAAAATCGAACACGAATAAGTAGGGTCTCAACATGAGCCCTTACCTTTTGTGCTagcatagttgccaaaattaaGAATCCAGACGATGCATATCATTCAGTCAATGTTTAATGCATATCCCATATTAAACAAGTTTCATGGTTCTCAATGTGTGCGTTATTCATAGGAATTAAAAGAGGAACTTCAAAATTGGAACATAGCATGGCACAATCAATTTAAAAAATGAGGTCGTTGGACAAAGTCATGCACCGATAGAGGCTGTGGCTCATGCAATCTTACTAGCAAAGGTGAGACGAATAACATGAACACGGTAGCGTCGATAAAGAGAATGCTAGAGTGTTAGCAAGCCCAATCCTGTCAATTTAGTGGCCTGGAGCGAAGCTAGAAAAATGGGCCCTCTAATACAACTATAGTAATGTGCATTTTGGGCAACATGATTTCACTCTAAATTTAGAAATAAGCAAGTGATTTATGAAAATTATGTCATACTAGATTCAATTCAACGTTATAATAAAAATGAGTGCTGGTAAATTACCAAGATGAGAACTAGAGAAAATGACTATTCACTGTCCTAGTTGCACAGCTGCACCGCAAGGATCCCTAAATCCTAaatcaaaatttcagaaattagAAGAGGAGCAATTGGGAGTAACATTTTGCATCCCAAAATTTAAACACATAAACTTAGCATACATCAAAGGGGAGAGCAATTGGGTACCTCCTAGTCTCCTAGAATTGAACAGAGAGATCGGATTTTTGCATCCGGCTGCCAGTTGCAGTTTTGCCGCCGAGCACGACGCCGTAGACATGTAGCCGCGCGCAGTCGTCGACGTAGCATTGCGTAGCTGAGACGCGGCTGGAAGGGCGGCGAATAGCCGAACAGGCGACTGCGAGCGAAGGCGAAGCAATCGGACGGAATCACGGAAGGAAGCCAAATCgacacaattttttttcctgtacGTGTGCCTCTTCATCTACTGAGCTAGTGGGCTTCCTAATTCCTATAGGCTATTATGTTAGCATATATGGGGTTGGGCCCCCATCACTTCGCGGGCCCTGTGTGGAGGCCCAGCTCGACCCCCTAGGGCTGGGCCTGAGTGTTAGCTCAGAAGTCCCACGAAATAGAATGTGACATGAGCGAATGGTGGTGGCTTGGTGGAAGTCGACGAGGAGATAATAATGATGGGAGGTTTTGGCGAATGGCAGGCGGGTAATTTTCTCTTAATTTAATGGGCACTTCCATATTTCATTCGCTTAATTCTTTTGGGGAAGGCAAATACCACACCACATGCCTTGTGTAAAAGGATGGACAGACTCTTGTTGATATTACTGGGGAAACCGTGTAACAAATACTCATTTGGTAGAATTCATCTTGAAATTTGTTAAAATCACCCAATTGAAGAGACAAAATAGTGGGCCGTTCATTAGTTTAGATGAAAAATCTGGACTCTTGAGTAAAATTCGCATAGTTGCATGACCGGATTTAATGTGAGAACGAAAAATCCCGCGTCCCCCCAACGAACCCAAGCGctagagagagggaaaaaaaacctCTCGCCGTCGCATGCACTCCCGGTTCGCTTTCCCtgctcccctctcttctcctctcgcGTCGTGCTCGTGCCTGCCCCCTTCCCAGTTCCCTCCCTTTGGCTTGGTTTCTCTCACCAAATGCCAAAGCCACCATGCCttctctactactactactactactaccccTCCCCACCACAACATCCCGCAGccccccctccccaccgcctccttctccctcctctccgtcCCCCCCTTCTCTCCCCCCCTCCGCTCCCCAAAACCTAACCCTAATCTCCAcgcctccctccccgccgccgcccgccgctgcggGGGCTCGACTCCACCCTCCGCCGCGGTCCCTCCCGGGGGACCTCGCgtgcgcccgcggccgccggctcCTCCTGGTTCTCCCTCTTCCTGCTTGCGTCTCTGCGCGCGTGGGGGCGGGGGCGCGGTAGGGTTTCGGGATGGACCCGCGGCGCCCTCCGTCGcgcgggggcgccgccgccaacggcgGCGGGCTCTCCTACTCCACCCTCTTCAACCTCGAGGTACtgcctgctctctctctctctccctctctgtatGTGCGTGCTTCGGTGGATGGTGGTTTTGACGCGCGCGGTAGTGGCGGTGTTGGAGTGGGGGGCGCGTTGTGATTGGGGTGGGTATTGGTAGTGCTCATTGTCGCTGGGTTTTGGAGAATTCTCTCCGGGCGCTGTATCATCACTTGGTTGTTTTTTTAAGCCTCAGTTCGATCGAGGTTTTAGTTGTGTCTCGCGGGATTGGGAGCTCGTTAGTTGTGGGCTAATGCAGGTTACTTTGCATCGGTGTTGCGATCGTCTGTAGAAGCCGATGCCCCGTGCTACTGTTCTGTTGGTTAGGACTCAAATAAGTGTGTGCCACATAAGTGTTATGCTGTTTAGCAGTATCTAGTTGTTTCCTGAGACTGGTTCAGTAGTTTGCTAGATCTTCATGTAGACTTGGGCTACTTTAGTGGCTTCCACCGATCAAAGTTTCGTGTGTTTCAGATAGTGACAGAGTGATACGAGTATCGTGATCATCTGTTGTGCCATTCATGTCGCTAATCAAATGTTGATGCCGGTAACTTGGTCGTTATATTCATGCAACATTTCCAATATCGCATGCGCGACGATGATGACCTTGTTTTGTTGCGATTGCATGCCATTTCTTTTTTCTGAATTTAGTTAATGCTATGTTTCGTTCATAGATGAGTATTGTCAGTTGCTGGCATCATCTGTGTATGTTCCTGTGTTGTCTGTTGTGATTGTGGTCTGCATGGCGTGCAACATGCTGCTGCACTGTTATCATTGTTCTGGcagttttgttgttttttttatcgctgttcttttattatttttcttgatAAGTATGGTCATGCataataaagttttttttcttgacaTGTGTGATCCTTGCTTCgggtttaaatttattttatttgataaggTTATGAATTGGGGGCCTGCAAGGGTACATTGGTTTACTACGTAATCGCATCTTTTATCTTGTCATCCTTTGTTTTTGATACTACTATAGTGTTATTGTTGCTTGTCTATCCGTTTGGTCTATATGGATGCAGGTCTCTTTATTTGTCTTTGGTAGGGTTGAAAATTATATATAGATTTTGTCATTGTGAAGCATATGTCTTCCCACTCATGTTAATAATATGGTTTACTTTAGTTGAATTTACCTCCATTCTGATGTCAAGTTTTTACATGAACTGCTGATGCAGCCTTTGCTGAACTTTAAGGTCCCCTTGCCGGAAGATCTTGATCGCTATAGGCGTAGTAGCCCAAATGGGAGTATGAGTAGCCAAGGTAAAGgctatttaaaaaaatccacCTCCTAGCATTGACACTCCATCAAATTGTGGTCTTGCCATTTCTTTACATATATCTACTTCTGTGTTTGTTCTGCTTACCCTACTTTTCCTTTTAGGTCAAGGGTCCTTGTCAGACCAGTATAATGGAATTAATGATGCTTCCCATGGGCTACATCGGAAGCGCAAAAGGAATCTGGATGGTGCTAGCGATGATGATGAGGTAGATGCCTACAGTAACCAAATAACTGAGGAGCACTACCGTACAATGCTGAGTGAACACGTTCAGAAGTACAGAAGGTCAAAGTTTAAGGAGGATGTTTTTAGTTCTGATCCTCCTCAGGTGATAGTTCCTCAGAAACACAAAAATGGTAGTGCAAGAGTTACAAAGTACAGAAGTGATACAAGGAATGTTGCAATGTTGGGTGGGGTAGAAGCCACAGCTGAGTATAATGGGACAAAATCTACTAATGCATATGGTGGTTTCAATAAGGTTGTAGCTTCACTGGATTCTTCCTATTTAGATATGGGAGATAATGTAAGCTACAAAATCCCAGAAGGGTATGATAAGTTGGCACTATCCCTTAATCTACCTGTTTTTTCTGACATACGTGTCGAGGAAACTTTCTTGAATGGCACACTAGATTTACGCACTCTAGCGGCAATGCTCAGTACGGACCAAAAATTTGAGACAACCAATCGTGGTGGATTAGCTGAACCTCAGCCACAATATGAATCACTCCAGGAAAGGGTAAAGGTGCAGAAATTTTCTCTTCAAGTAACTGAGGATCCCTTCGCAATTCCAGAAGGAGCAGCTGGGAGGATACGGAGATTTATTATTTCGGAATCCGGCAGTTTGCATGTTCATTACGTTAAAGTCTTGGAAAAAGGAGATACATATGAGGTTGGTTGGACCTGTTCAAATATTGATAGCATGCTTTTGTTTTCTATATACTTAGCAGTTAACCTATAAATGCAGATTATCGAGCGTAGTTTGCCAAAGAAGCAAATAATAAGAAAGGATCCTTCTGAAATTGCAAGAGAAGAGTCAGAAAAGACTATTAAACTTTGGCATGCTATTGCTGTTAAAGGCATTCCTAGGCACCACAGGAATTTCATGGCTTTGCTGAAGAAACGGCAAGTAGATGCTAAGCGTTTTTCTGAGAATTGCCAACGGGAGGTATTGCACTTCTCTATCTTGTTGGCTATTTTGTAGTTTGGTTCACTCTAGTTTTTGATCTTGCTGAGTTAATAGCAATGCTGCAGCTTTATTGAGTTTTGTGTTTAAAATGTCCAGGTAAAGTTCAAAGTAAGCAGGTCACTGAAATTGATGAGGAGTGCCGCCATACGTACACGGAGGCTGGCTAGGGATATGTTGATATTTTGGAAGCGAGTTGACAAGGAGcaggttttttttaatctcttaAGCTTATTGTTTTTTAGTTCCACTGAAACCAAATTCGGAATTAttgccttttattttttttctaaacaacAGTATATGGGGCTGAATACTATTTAAATACTTAAACTTATGAGTTGTATATGGCTATGTATTTCAGTTCTTCCAAGCCACTGAACTGAAACCAAACAACAGTATATGGGGCTGAATACTATTTAAATACTTAAAATTAGGGGTTATATATGGCTATGTATTCCAGTCGTTCCAAGCCACTTTAATTTCTATATACATggttaaaacttaaaaattaGCACCAAGTATTGTATTGTTTTGCATagcacatgtttttctttttgctgaTTTTTCTTATGCGATCTTATGATGGGAgttatatatcttttttttttgtctgtttcatagtatgaattgaggaaaagagaagaaaaggaggcGGCTGAAGCTTTGAAGCGTGAAGAGGAGCTACGTGAAGCAAAAAGACAGCAACAGAGGCTCAACTTTCTCCTATCCCAAACTGAGCTTTATAGTCACTTTATGCAGAATAAGGCTGGTGAATCAGCACCATCAGATGAGGCATCTGTCCCTGAAGAGGATGAGGAAGATCCTGAGGAAGCTGAATTAAAGAGAGAGGCCTTGAGAGCTGCGCAACATGCTGTCTCCCAACAGAAAAGGATGACAAATGCGTTTGATAGTGAAACTGGGAGGCTTCGTCAATCATCTGACTCTGGTATTCCAACTGATGATTTAGCTAGTATGGAGCCTAACAAGATTGATCTATTACACCCGTAAGTTCCACTCGACTGGTTTGGTTGTCCTTGTTCAGAATTGAGCATGTTAGAAAGAATGAAAGGACTTCTAACACTGGTTTCTTTGGGGTTATCTTATTTTCAGCTCAACAATGCCTGAGAAGTCGTCTGTGCAGACACCAGAATTGTTTAAAGGTGCACTAAAAGAATATCAGTTAAAAGGTTTACAGTGGTTGGTTAATTGCTACGAGCAGGTACACTGTTAAAAAGTTAATGCATCTGATCATTTTCTGTGACTTCTCTGCTGTTTCACTTCAATATTTTCTATTTCTTGCAGGGATTAAATGGTATTCTTGCTGATGAGATGGGTCTTGGCAAAACCGTCCAGGCTATGGCATTCTTAGCACATTTGGCTGAGGTTGGTGAATTTGCCCTTTCTTAAATCCATGTTATCTTTCTACTATTGGATTAATACCCAATGAAGCAATCTCTTTTGGCCTTTGTGCTTGATCTTGGTTGATTCATGATTTATCATCATGTTCTATTTCTTCCTTTAGAAGCATCACACAATGTGTAATTTATAGGTTCAAATATTAACACGCGTGCCAAGCTTTTGATATAGACATGTACACCATGCAGGACAAAAACATATGGGGTCCCTTTCTTGTTGTGGCTCCCGCATCTGTTGTGAATAATTGGGCTGAAGAGGTAATCAGGTTTTGCCCTGATCTAAAGATACTTCCCTATTGGGGTCCTGAAAGGATGGTTCTTCGGAAAAACATCAACCCCAAACGTCTTTATCGAAGGCAAGAAGTATTTATTATCTTCATTTGCGTTCCTTCCATTTATAGGCGCGTAAAACTAAACATGTGAGTTTTGCCCTTTCTCCACAGAGATGCTAGTTTCCACATTCTCATTACAAATTATCAGATACTTGTGAATGAAGAGAAGCTTTTGAGACGTGTTAAGTGGCAATACATGGTTTTGGATGAGGCCCAGGCTATTAAAAGTTCAAGCAGGTAACAATTCATCTTGCAAGTCCTTTCATTTTGTTGAAAACCAAAATTTCATGGCTCATGCCTGTCTTCATTTATTCATCTGATATTTTTCCTTCGTTGAGACTCTTATCTGGGAAttattgtattttatcttttcCTCCCTCTGCTGCAGCCAGCGATGGAAGACATTACTGAGTTTTAACTGTCGAAATCGCTTGCTTCTCACTGGAACACCTATACAGAACAACATGGCTGAGTTATGGGCGCTTCTTCATTTCATCATGCCTACTTTGTTTGACAGCCATGAACAGTTTAATGAGTGGTTCTCAAAAGGGTACTTACCTACATTACAAATTATACATTCTTTGTTTTAGTCATTATCTTTATTGCTTATATTTCTTTGGCCTGCCAGAATTGAGGGTCATGCCGAACATGGAGGTGCTCTGAATGAACATCAGCTTAGTCGACTGGTAAGATACACAGCCCTACACTGAACGGAACTTTTATGCATGTTATGGTTTAGTTAATCTTTTGAATAGTCTTGTTTGAGACTGACGTGGAATTATAATGAGGGCTTGAATTCTCAAATACAGTACATGACTAAATGACAGATGCTCAATTCTCCTGTTTTGGACAAAGTTCTGTATAGCTTTGGTATATTTTtgagattatataacttgttcTTTTTCTCCACAGCATGCTATTTTAAAGCCCTTCATGCTCCGTCGAGTTAAGATTGATGTCATTGCAGAAATGaccaaaaagaaagaagaaattgTGCCCTGCAGATTGAGTTCTCGCCAGCAAGTCTTCTATCAAGccataaagaataaaatatctCTTAACGAGTTGCTTGATGGAAGTCGTGGCAATCTAAATGATAAGAAATTACTTAGCCTGATGAATATTGTGATGCAGCTCCGGAAGGTAACATTAGCACAACACCTTCTTGCATGTGATCAATTTACTTGACTTAATAATCATTAAGGTCCCTTTAGCAATTTCAGCTAATGTTTACTCTGTTGTTTCTCATTGGATTTCCTCCCAATGTGTTATGTATCACATTTAGGTCTGCAATCATCCAGAGCTGTTTGAGCGCAATGAGGGGAGCTCTTACTTTTACTTTGCTG
Coding sequences:
- the LOC4332852 gene encoding nuclear/nucleolar GTPase 2; this encodes MAKKKERAVNVSGKPRHSLDVNRANDKKGAGGGAGGGGGGRSAATVRRLKMYKMRPLRDRGGKILKHDLQSKELPNTRIEPDRRWFGNTRVVNQKELEFFREELQSRLSNNYNVILKERKLPLSLLQDHQKQARAHLLDTEPFEHAFGPKGKRKRPKLMALDYESLLKKADDSQGAFEDKHATAKLLKEEEEDGLRDLVRHTMFEKGQSKRIWGELYKVIDSSDVVVQVLDARDPMGTRCYHLEKHLKENAKHKHLVFLLNKCDLVPAWATKGWLRTLSKDYPTLAFHASINSSFGKGSLLSVLRQFARLKSDKQAISVGFVGYPNVGKSSVINTLRSKSVCKVAPIPGETKVWQYITLTKRIFLIDCPGVVYQNNDSETDIVLKGVVRVTNLADASEHIGEVLRRVKKEHLKRAYKIEDWVDDNDFLVQLSKTTGKLLRGGEPDLTTTAKMVLHDWQRGKIPFFVPPPQQGEDSPSETAEPVEKSDEEGVSSDRTAAAMKAIAGIISSQQQMNVPCQKEFGVTNEDSEVAEQSE
- the LOC4332853 gene encoding chromatin-remodeling ATPase INO80; its protein translation is MDPRRPPSRGGAAANGGGLSYSTLFNLEPLLNFKVPLPEDLDRYRRSSPNGSMSSQGQGSLSDQYNGINDASHGLHRKRKRNLDGASDDDEVDAYSNQITEEHYRTMLSEHVQKYRRSKFKEDVFSSDPPQVIVPQKHKNGSARVTKYRSDTRNVAMLGGVEATAEYNGTKSTNAYGGFNKVVASLDSSYLDMGDNVSYKIPEGYDKLALSLNLPVFSDIRVEETFLNGTLDLRTLAAMLSTDQKFETTNRGGLAEPQPQYESLQERVKVQKFSLQVTEDPFAIPEGAAGRIRRFIISESGSLHVHYVKVLEKGDTYEIIERSLPKKQIIRKDPSEIAREESEKTIKLWHAIAVKGIPRHHRNFMALLKKRQVDAKRFSENCQREVKFKVSRSLKLMRSAAIRTRRLARDMLIFWKRVDKEQYELRKREEKEAAEALKREEELREAKRQQQRLNFLLSQTELYSHFMQNKAGESAPSDEASVPEEDEEDPEEAELKREALRAAQHAVSQQKRMTNAFDSETGRLRQSSDSGIPTDDLASMEPNKIDLLHPSTMPEKSSVQTPELFKGALKEYQLKGLQWLVNCYEQGLNGILADEMGLGKTVQAMAFLAHLAEDKNIWGPFLVVAPASVVNNWAEEVIRFCPDLKILPYWGPERMVLRKNINPKRLYRRDASFHILITNYQILVNEEKLLRRVKWQYMVLDEAQAIKSSSSQRWKTLLSFNCRNRLLLTGTPIQNNMAELWALLHFIMPTLFDSHEQFNEWFSKGIEGHAEHGGALNEHQLSRLHAILKPFMLRRVKIDVIAEMTKKKEEIVPCRLSSRQQVFYQAIKNKISLNELLDGSRGNLNDKKLLSLMNIVMQLRKVCNHPELFERNEGSSYFYFADIPNSLLSPAFGELQDVHYAGKRNPIMFEIPKLVYKGIVSNMEMPVRGCGFLYGSFNRMFNIFSPSYIHQSAFPEAISPNNTVLLSGAFGFTRLINLSPVEASFLATCSLFNRLAFSAVRWNKKYTDELVDVFLDSESTDLESTHNDLTTVRAVVRLLLSPTKAESSFLRTKIETGPSDSPYEALVLSHHERLVSNIRLLRSTYAFIPPARAPPINVWCADRNFAYKLTDEMHDPLAKKLVLGFARTSEFNGPREPTSPHSLIEELHTDLPFPEPMLQLPYRIFGSSPPMSNFDPAKMLTDSGKLQTLDILLRRLRAENHRVLLFAQMTKMLDILEDYMNFRKFKYFRLDGSSAISDRRDMVRDFQNRNDIFVFLLSTRAGGLGINLTAADTVIFYEIDWNPTQDQQAMDRTHRLGQTKEVTVYRLICKDTIEEKILQRAKQKNAVQELVMKGKHVQDDHLMRQEDVVSLLIDDTQISHKLKEISMQAKDRLKKRRTKGIKVDKEGDLMLEDLDDQTSGAAEHDNTSSKKKKSSQKKLPKLQDNGSVDKNAEAEGGEVEDEDSIAAPRPKRSKRLMKNLNEDKEPEQEPTTDGDNPAEAAENNISPDDNDTEEAKDRTPSA